The following proteins come from a genomic window of Acanthopagrus latus isolate v.2019 chromosome 5, fAcaLat1.1, whole genome shotgun sequence:
- the LOC119019090 gene encoding ATP synthase subunit alpha, mitochondrial-like codes for MLSVRVAAALARTLPRRAGFVSRAVPAACVGVNHLHTHRPWLQKTGTAEVSSILEEKILGADTSADLEETGRVLSIGDGIARVYGLRNVQAEEMVEFSSGLKGMSLNLEPDNVGVVVFGNDKLIKEGDIVKRTGAIVDVPVGEELLGRVVDALGNAIDGKGPLGASTRRRVGLKAPGIIPRISVREPMQTGIKAVDSLVPIGRGQRELIIGDRQTGKTAIAIDTIINQKRFNEGTDEKKKLYCIYVAIGQKRSTVAQLVKRLTDADAMKYTIVVSATASDAAPLQYLAPYSGCSMGEYFRDNGKHALIIYDDLSKQAVAYRQMSLLLRRPPGREAYPGDVFYLHSRLLERAAKMNDNFGGGSLTALPVIETQAGDVSAYIPTNVISITDGQIFLETELFYKGIRPAINVGLSVSRVGSAAQTRAMKQVAGTMKLELAQYREVAAFAQFGSDLDAATQQLLNRGVRLTELLKQGQYSPMAIEEQVTVIYAGVRGHLDKMEPSKITKFEKAFLQHILSQHQDLLSAIRADGKISEASDAKLKQIVLTFLSSFE; via the exons GCACAGCCGAGGTGTCCTCCATCCTGGAGGAGAAGATCTTGGGAGCTGACACCTCTGCAGACCTGGAGGAGACAGGACGTGTGCTGTCCATTGGTGACGGTATTGCCAGAGTGTATGGGCTGAGGAACGTCCAGGCTGAAGAGATGGTGGAATTCTCCTCTGGACTGAAG gGTATGTCTCTGAACTTGGAGCCTGACAACGTTGGTGTTGTGGTGTTCGGTAACGACAAGCTGATCAAGGAGGGAGACATCGTGAAGAGGACTGGTGCCATTGTGGATGTCCCTGTTGGCGAGGAGCTGCTTGGCCGTGTAGTGGACGCTCTGGGAAACGCTATTGATGGAAAG ggTCCCCTCGGTGCCAGCACCCGTAGGCGTGTGGGTCTGAAGGCCCCTGGTATCATCCCTCGTATCTCTGTGAGGGAGCCCATGCAGACTGGGATCAAGGCTGTGGACAGCCTGGTGCCCATTGGCAGAGGCCAGCGTGAGCTGATCATTGGTGACAGGCAGACTGG CAAAACCGCCATTGCCATCGACACAATTATCAACCAGAAGCGTTTCAATGAGGGAACcgatgagaagaagaagctgtacTGTATCTACGTCGCCATCGGACAGAAGAGGTCCACTGTGGCTCAGCTGGTGAAGAGGCTGACTGACGCCGATGCCATGAAGTACACTATCGTGGTCTCTGCCACCGCCTCTGATGCTGCTCCCCTGCAGTACCTGGCCCCATACTCTGGCTGCTCCATGGGAGAGTACTTCAGGGACAATGGCAAGCACGCCCTGATCATCTATGATGATCTGTCCAAGCAG GCCGTTGCCTACCGTCAGATGTCCCTGCTGCTGCGTCGTCCCCCTGGTCGCGAGGCTTACCCTGGTGATGTGTTCTACCTGCACTCCCGTCTGCTGGAGAGAGCTGCCAAGATGAACGACAACTTCGGTGGTGGCTCCCTCACTGCCCTGCCCGTCATCGAGACCCAGGCTGGTGATGTGTCTGCCTACATCCCCACCAACGTCATCTCCATCACAGACGGacag ATCTTCTTGGAGACTGAGCTGTTCTACAAGGGTATCCGCCCAGCCATCAATGTGGGTCTGTCTGTGTCCAGAGTAGGCTCTGCTGCCCAGACCAGAGCCATGAAGCAG GTGGCTGGTACCATGAAGCTGGAGCTGGCTCAGTACCGTGAGGTCGCTGCCTTCGCCCAGTTCGGCTCTGACTTGGACGCTGCCACCCAGCAGCTCCTTAACAGGGGCGTCAGGCTCACTGAGTTGCTCAAGCAGGGACAGTACT CTCCCATGGCCATTGAGGAGCAGGTAACAGTCATCTACGCTGGTGTCAGAGGTCACTTGGACAAGATGGAGCCCAGCAAGATCACAAAGTTTGAGAAGGCTTTCCTGCAGCACATCCTCAGCCAGCACCAGGACCTGCTCTCTGCAATCAG ggCCGACGGCAAAATCTCAGAGGCATCAGACGCTAAACTGAAGCAGATTGTACTGACCTTCCTGTCCAGTTTTGAGTAA